A single Biomphalaria glabrata chromosome 2, xgBioGlab47.1, whole genome shotgun sequence DNA region contains:
- the LOC129924809 gene encoding uncharacterized protein LOC129924809: MPRPKGRRMLEKLNKARNVMLSDKLRGNSSRSRSSLDPASEGQRGASRSKLDRLSINTDVPSDLDLQETEQLWTIANTNQLTDLMSDALCPNCFQSSLTIRVIKDENMGFASKLKLCCRSSSCGYTKSKFSSPRIQKSNCSNVAFEINTKMVLYSHEIGKGFTSLQTFSSVLGISGISQRAFKDHDNKITDCEVESGEDMLYRTANAIRQAYAETDDDIREAIERGENPLIDISVSYDGTWQKRGFTSLYGVGVCIDLLTGLVVDFDIRSKYCHACHIQKAESMNATDLAVWKEQHDCCTNHHKSSKSMEQDSAVILWNRSVAKYNFRYVEMLSDGDSCAFKAVLESKPYADKAVTKLDCINHAHKRMGTALRKLAKESHLGGRGVGRLTEKKCDSLQNFYRGAIIDNIPDVSKMRNAVWAGLYHSMSTDTEHHHRQCPLGENSWCWYQQAISLGQDPDSHSNHKASTFLSLEVAHKLIPIYRRMSDESLLQRMAHGGTQNNNESLNAMIWTRCPKTSFMGLGRVKGSVARAVSIFNAGANELINVMNKMHIDVSYVTLNNLKKVNDKRIIQSDTTSQEDYRKRRKTVSLTRFEKVREELAKDGNVYGAGAH; encoded by the exons atgcCTCGACCAAAGGGACGAAGAATGCTAGAGAAGCTCAATAAAGCCAGAAATGTTATGCTATCTGACAAGCTGCGTGGAAATTcctctaggtctaggtctagtttagatcCAGCATCAGAAGGACAACGTGGTGCATCCAGATCGAAATTAGACCGTCTTTCAATAAATACTGATGTTCCaagtgatctagatctacaagaaacAGAGCAATTATGGACTATTGCTAATACTAATCAGCTTACTGATTTGATGTCGGATGCATTATGCCCTAATTGTTTTCAGTCAAGTTTGACTATTAGAGTTATAAAAGATGAAAACATGGGGTTCGCATCAAAGTTGAAGTTatgttgtagatctagtagttgtGGATATACTAAATCAAAGTTTTCATCTCCAAGAATACAAAAAAGTAACTGTTCAAATGTTGCATTTGAAATAAACACCAAGATGGTTTTATACAGCCATGAGATAGGAAAGGGTTTCACTTCGCTGCAGACATTTAGCAGCGTCCTAGGAATTTCTGGAATCAGCCAGAGAGCCTTTAAAGACCATGATAATAAAATCACAG actGTGAAGTGGAATCTGGGGAAGACATGCTCTACCGCACAGCCAACGCCATACGTCAAGCTTATGCAGAGACGGATGATGACATTAGGGAAGCCATTGAACGAGGAGAAAACCCTTTGATTGACATTTCAGTCAGTTATGATGGGACCTGGCAAAAGCGAGGCTTTACATCGCTTTATGGTGTAGGTGTCTGCATCGATTTACTAACAGGTCTTGTTGTCGACTTCGATATTAGATCTAAGTACTGCCATGCATGCCACATACAGAAAGCTGAGAGCATGAACGCAACTGACCTCGCAGTTTGGAAAGAACAGCATGATTGCTGTACTAATCACCACAAATCCAGCAAGTCTATGGAACAGGACAGTGCTGTAATTCTGTGGAATCGTTCTGtggcaaaatataattttagataTGTGGAGATGCTGAGTGATGGAGATTCTTGTGCTTTTAAAGCTGTGCTTGAGTCTAAGCCATATGCTGATAAAGCTGTTACTAAACTTGACTGTATCAATCATGCCCATAAACGTATGGGGACAGCGCTTCGAAAACTTGCCAAAGAAAGCCATCTTGGTGGCAGAGGAGTTGGCaggttaacagaaaaaaaatgtgacagtTTGCAAAATTTTTATCGTGGTGCTATAATAGACAATATTCCAGATGTGTCCAAAATGAGGAATGCTGTTTGGGCAGGATTATACCACTCCATGTCTACAGATACTGAACACCATCATCGACAATGTCCATTAGGAGAAAATAGTTGGTGCTGGTACCAACAAGCGATTTCGTTGGGACAAGACCCTGACAGCCACTCTAATCATAAGGCATCAACATTTTTGTCTCTAGAGGTGGCTCACAAGCTAATTCCAATTTATCGAAGAATGTCAGATGAGTCCTTGCTTCAACGAATGGCTCATGGTGGTACTCAAAACAACAACGAAAGCCTTAATGCTATGATTTGGACGAGATGTCCTAAAACAAGTTTCATGGGACTTGGCAGAGTGAAAGGCAGTGTTGCTAGAGCTGTGTCAATATTTAATGCTGGCGCCAATGAATTAATTAACGTGATGAATAAGATGCATATTGATGTTTCTTATGtaacattaaataatttaaaaaaggtcaatgataaaagaattattcagtCTGACACTACTAGCCAAGAGgattatagaaaaagaagaaagactgTTTCTTTAACACGGTTTGAAAAAGTCAGAGAGGAATTGGCCAAAGATGGGAATGTATATGGTGCTGGTGCTCATTAG